One Archangium lipolyticum DNA segment encodes these proteins:
- a CDS encoding acyl carrier protein, which yields MSRLEIRALIHRCLSEVEPQLKNLDLTEETALPELGLDSLKLIEVGVRLEDSFGDSVRFDNWLEQERTKQSNNAFKLASLISFIEERRAA from the coding sequence ATGAGTCGCCTGGAAATCCGTGCCCTCATCCACCGCTGCCTCTCCGAGGTAGAGCCCCAACTGAAGAACCTGGACCTCACCGAGGAGACGGCTCTGCCCGAGCTGGGGCTCGACTCGCTCAAGCTCATCGAGGTGGGTGTCCGGCTCGAGGATTCATTCGGCGACTCCGTGCGCTTCGACAACTGGCTGGAGCAGGAGCGCACCAAACAGAGCAACAACGCCTTCAAGCTGGCCTCGCTCATTTCCTTCATCGAAGAGCGGAGGGCCGCGTGA